One Pseudoalteromonas sp. NC201 DNA segment encodes these proteins:
- a CDS encoding MGMT family protein has protein sequence MKSSNPQQELAEKVFTVIGGIPFGKVASYGQIASLAGYPKHARKVGQLLKNLPQGSTLPWYRVVNSQRRISFPEDSSKFQEQKSRLQAEGVTFSNSNVIAKHCVWE, from the coding sequence ATGAAAAGCAGCAATCCCCAGCAAGAACTCGCTGAAAAGGTTTTCACCGTAATTGGCGGTATCCCGTTTGGGAAGGTAGCCTCCTATGGGCAAATAGCGAGCTTAGCTGGTTATCCAAAACATGCCCGAAAGGTTGGTCAATTGCTGAAGAACCTACCACAAGGTTCAACATTACCTTGGTACAGAGTAGTAAATAGCCAACGGCGCATTTCTTTTCCTGAAGACAGTAGTAAATTTCAAGAGCAAAAGTCACGCTTGCAAGCTGAGGGCGTCACATTCTCAAATAGTAACGTGATAGCTAAACACTGCGTTTGGGAATAG
- a CDS encoding LysR family transcriptional regulator produces MKISDLAAFCTVVEAPSLTEAANKLHKTQPAVSQSIKRLEQSLGFALFEREKYRNVLTEQGRRFYFEAEKLLNHHRDLSLLATEFAAGNEPSFNICYEPIVYQNQIDQVLGNAFIKFPATEMNISSGKRFFALEQVTQGIANLGIGPWFDLFHSTGDLESMPIGHVKLGLVSLTGYMPPELSFSELAQYPSLAMKESKFKFDSERLAYRNSNNVMKLDDALAIKRYLLQGMGYALIGLDLCREELESGVLQQVRVFDRKDEFEAEIHAYRLHISHHGPVARYFWDKLKELNIQYEKQQSPARTR; encoded by the coding sequence ATGAAGATTTCGGACTTAGCAGCGTTTTGCACCGTTGTTGAAGCGCCTAGCCTTACCGAAGCAGCAAATAAGCTTCATAAGACGCAGCCTGCGGTCTCTCAATCAATTAAAAGATTAGAACAATCTTTGGGATTTGCCCTTTTTGAGCGTGAGAAATATCGCAATGTGTTAACAGAGCAAGGTCGTCGATTTTATTTTGAAGCCGAAAAATTACTTAATCATCATAGAGATTTGTCATTACTCGCGACTGAATTCGCGGCGGGTAATGAACCAAGCTTTAACATCTGTTACGAACCGATTGTATATCAAAACCAGATTGATCAAGTATTAGGCAATGCCTTCATTAAGTTTCCCGCAACTGAAATGAACATCTCAAGTGGTAAACGGTTTTTTGCGCTTGAGCAAGTCACACAGGGGATTGCAAACCTTGGCATTGGCCCTTGGTTTGACCTTTTTCATTCAACTGGCGATTTAGAATCAATGCCGATTGGACACGTAAAATTAGGCTTAGTCTCATTAACAGGCTATATGCCACCAGAGCTGAGCTTTTCGGAGCTTGCGCAATACCCATCTCTTGCAATGAAAGAAAGTAAATTCAAGTTTGATAGTGAGCGCTTGGCATACAGAAATAGTAACAATGTCATGAAACTCGATGACGCACTGGCAATAAAAAGATATTTATTACAAGGTATGGGCTATGCCTTAATCGGCCTTGACCTTTGTAGAGAAGAATTAGAGTCTGGTGTTTTGCAACAAGTGAGGGTGTTTGATAGAAAAGACGAGTTTGAAGCTGAAATCCACGCGTATCGTTTGCATATTTCCCACCATGGACCGGTAGCAAGATATTTTTGGGACAAATTAAAAGAGTTAAATATTCAATATGAAAAGCAGCAATCCCCAGCAAGAACTCGCTGA
- a CDS encoding efflux RND transporter periplasmic adaptor subunit: MLRVFSGIVLATLLVGCQEQAEQAPTEAPNRPVKIHTVSDPNSSTLRSFPAEVVANQGSYLAFRVNGELIEFPVLAGQDVQKGQLLAKLDPEDFNLQYEQRKAQFELAKSQLSRIEPLFEKGIATKAEFDKANADKQVAESAFKIAKTNLEYSELRAPFSGTVAKVFVKNYENVVAKQNILRLETRDMMDVVIQVPERIVARVDKDSDYKPTVVFDGYPSKSYPLTIKEWDTQADPATLTYKVVFSLPIPEDFNLFAGMTGHVYVDPSKITNRENTAIIVPNQAVFSDKKQGTEGNSYVWVYQRDNQTVTKREVTVGQLNHTGIEVMSGLEPGEEIVAAGVHYLQEGAKVRPWTKERGL; encoded by the coding sequence ATGTTAAGAGTGTTTTCTGGAATTGTGCTGGCTACCCTATTAGTGGGTTGCCAAGAGCAAGCAGAACAAGCCCCAACAGAAGCCCCTAACCGACCAGTTAAAATTCACACGGTTTCGGACCCCAATAGCAGCACGCTTCGTAGTTTCCCTGCTGAAGTGGTGGCAAATCAAGGCTCCTATCTTGCCTTTCGTGTGAATGGTGAACTTATCGAGTTTCCAGTTCTCGCAGGCCAAGACGTACAAAAGGGGCAATTGCTAGCTAAGCTTGATCCTGAAGATTTCAATCTGCAATATGAACAACGTAAAGCCCAATTTGAACTCGCTAAATCGCAGTTATCGAGAATTGAGCCGTTATTTGAAAAAGGCATAGCGACTAAAGCTGAGTTTGATAAAGCAAACGCAGACAAGCAAGTTGCGGAATCTGCATTTAAAATTGCTAAAACAAACCTTGAATATAGTGAGTTAAGAGCACCATTTAGCGGCACGGTTGCTAAGGTATTTGTCAAAAATTACGAAAACGTGGTAGCAAAGCAAAATATCCTTCGCCTTGAAACACGCGATATGATGGATGTAGTTATTCAAGTACCTGAGCGCATCGTTGCACGTGTTGATAAAGATTCGGATTACAAACCGACCGTTGTTTTTGATGGCTACCCTAGTAAGTCTTACCCGCTTACGATTAAGGAATGGGATACGCAGGCAGACCCTGCAACCTTAACCTACAAAGTCGTATTTAGTCTTCCAATCCCTGAGGACTTTAATTTGTTCGCAGGTATGACAGGCCATGTTTACGTCGACCCAAGCAAAATTACGAACCGTGAAAATACAGCAATCATCGTACCTAACCAAGCAGTATTCTCAGATAAAAAGCAAGGCACAGAGGGGAATAGTTACGTATGGGTATATCAAAGAGATAATCAGACCGTCACAAAACGCGAAGTCACCGTTGGTCAACTTAATCATACTGGTATTGAGGTAATGTCGGGTCTTGAACCTGGTGAAGAAATTGTTGCTGCGGGCGTGCATTACTTGCAAGAAGGCGCAAAAGTGAGACCTTGGACTAAAGAAAGAGGTCTGTAA
- a CDS encoding efflux RND transporter permease subunit, with protein MSLAKWSIENKVISWMFALLLLIAGAVSYLGLGQLEDPEFTLKKAMVVTMYPGASPQQVEEEVTFPIENAIQSLPYVDYVTSISSPGKSQITVEMKSKYRKKDLQQIWDELRRKVNDLSPKLPPGVMTPSVIDDFADVYGELYAITGEGYSYDELKDYVDFLKRELVLVEGVSKVTVAGEQQAQVIVEISTQKLSQLGIAPSYIFSLLQAQNTVSNAGKIRVGDESIRLHPTGEFTDVAELEGLLISKPGAKELIYLGDVAKVTREYAEVPNHITRFDQKRALLVGVSFTSGVNVVEVGKEIEHHLQQLEYQRPYGITINTVYNQPTEVETSVDGFIVSLLEAVAIVIIVLLIFMGVKSGILIGGILLITVLGTFIFMKIFAIDLQRISLGALIIALGMLVDNAIVVTEGILINIKRGQSKVKAAVNIVEQTKWPLLGATVIGITAFAPIGLSSDASGEFAGSLFWVLLISLLLSWVTAITLTPFFANMMFKGAKEKSSDTSEEDDPYKGVIFTVYKSMLTFCLKNRAITIISMVLLLVAAVVGFKSVKQSFFPASNTPMFYVDYWHYQGADIRSTAQNVEKIESFLLADPMVNEVTATIGQGAPRFMLTYSPEKQYDAYGQLIVRVKDREAVVAMIAKLRDYELENELDGRLKIKRMEIGPSTDAKIEARFSGPDPVVLRQLAEEAKGIISQDEKAFNIRDNWRQRTKLVRPQFNELKARRLGISKSDLDQLLLTSVSGNKVGLYRDGTQLLPIIARSPEEERLNVENLGDLQIFSPVLSVYVPVSQIVDDFSVTWEDSLIMRRDRKRTITVMADHDVIGDETPAKLFARVKADIEAIELPQGYEMQWGGEYESSSKAKKAIFGSLPIGYLAMFMITVLLFNSVKKPLVIWSTVPLAIIGVTAGLVLLQAPFSFMALLGLLSLSGMLIKNGIVLMDQINIEIDSGKSPYQAVFDSGVSRVRPVSMAAITTILGMIPLLFDVFFQSMAVTIMFGLGFATILTLIVLPVLHCVYFGIEQPKD; from the coding sequence ATGAGTTTAGCCAAGTGGTCAATTGAGAATAAGGTTATCAGTTGGATGTTTGCCTTGCTCCTGCTTATTGCTGGGGCGGTATCCTATTTGGGCTTAGGCCAGCTAGAAGATCCTGAATTCACACTAAAAAAAGCCATGGTCGTGACCATGTATCCTGGTGCATCGCCACAACAAGTGGAAGAGGAAGTCACCTTCCCGATTGAAAATGCGATTCAATCTCTGCCGTATGTTGATTATGTTACTTCAATTTCTTCTCCCGGTAAGTCGCAGATCACTGTTGAGATGAAGAGTAAGTACCGTAAGAAAGACTTACAACAGATCTGGGATGAGCTGCGCCGTAAAGTAAATGATCTCTCGCCGAAGCTACCGCCAGGTGTTATGACGCCAAGCGTTATCGACGATTTTGCTGATGTTTACGGTGAACTTTACGCGATCACCGGTGAAGGCTATTCGTATGATGAGCTAAAAGACTACGTTGACTTTTTAAAGCGCGAATTAGTGCTAGTAGAAGGTGTGAGTAAAGTCACTGTTGCGGGTGAGCAACAAGCACAAGTGATCGTCGAAATATCAACACAAAAACTGTCACAACTTGGCATTGCGCCTAGTTACATTTTCTCGTTGCTACAAGCTCAAAATACAGTATCTAATGCGGGTAAAATACGAGTTGGAGATGAGTCTATTCGCCTGCACCCTACTGGTGAGTTTACAGACGTTGCAGAGCTAGAGGGTTTACTTATCTCAAAGCCCGGCGCCAAAGAGCTTATTTATTTGGGTGACGTGGCAAAAGTAACACGCGAATATGCGGAGGTGCCGAATCATATTACACGTTTTGATCAAAAGCGTGCACTGCTGGTTGGGGTTTCTTTTACTTCTGGTGTAAATGTTGTTGAGGTGGGTAAAGAAATCGAACATCACTTACAGCAATTAGAATATCAGCGCCCTTACGGTATTACGATCAACACGGTTTACAATCAACCAACAGAAGTAGAAACCTCGGTTGATGGTTTCATCGTTAGCCTTTTAGAGGCCGTTGCCATTGTAATTATCGTTTTGCTTATTTTTATGGGTGTAAAGAGTGGTATTTTAATCGGCGGTATTTTGCTTATTACCGTGCTGGGTACCTTTATCTTTATGAAGATATTTGCCATTGATTTACAACGTATTTCATTAGGTGCTTTGATCATTGCGCTGGGGATGCTAGTCGATAATGCCATTGTAGTGACTGAAGGCATTTTGATTAATATTAAACGGGGTCAATCTAAAGTAAAAGCTGCTGTGAACATTGTTGAACAGACAAAATGGCCACTTCTTGGCGCAACCGTTATCGGGATCACCGCATTCGCACCGATTGGCTTAAGCTCCGACGCCAGTGGTGAGTTTGCAGGCTCGCTATTTTGGGTGTTGTTAATTTCACTACTGCTAAGTTGGGTGACGGCTATTACACTGACGCCATTTTTTGCCAATATGATGTTTAAAGGGGCTAAAGAAAAGTCATCAGATACTAGCGAAGAAGACGACCCTTATAAAGGTGTGATCTTCACCGTGTATAAATCCATGCTGACCTTCTGCCTTAAAAATCGTGCTATTACTATTATTTCTATGGTACTGCTATTAGTCGCTGCAGTTGTTGGCTTTAAATCAGTTAAGCAATCTTTCTTCCCAGCTTCAAATACACCGATGTTCTATGTAGATTACTGGCATTATCAAGGTGCAGATATACGCAGCACGGCACAGAATGTTGAGAAAATTGAATCCTTTTTACTGGCCGATCCGATGGTTAACGAAGTAACGGCAACGATTGGGCAAGGCGCGCCTCGTTTTATGTTGACCTATTCGCCTGAAAAACAATACGACGCTTATGGTCAGTTAATTGTACGTGTAAAAGACCGAGAAGCAGTAGTGGCTATGATTGCCAAGCTTCGCGATTATGAGCTTGAAAATGAGCTAGACGGACGTCTCAAAATAAAGCGTATGGAAATTGGTCCTTCAACTGATGCAAAAATCGAGGCTAGGTTCTCGGGACCAGACCCTGTTGTGTTACGCCAACTAGCTGAAGAAGCCAAAGGTATTATCAGCCAAGACGAGAAAGCGTTTAATATTCGTGACAACTGGCGACAAAGAACCAAGCTGGTACGCCCACAGTTTAATGAATTGAAGGCGCGTCGATTGGGGATCAGTAAATCAGACTTAGATCAGTTGCTACTGACTTCGGTGTCAGGTAACAAGGTAGGGTTATATCGAGATGGTACACAACTGTTGCCTATCATTGCGCGCTCTCCTGAGGAAGAGAGGCTCAATGTTGAAAATCTTGGTGACTTACAGATATTCAGCCCTGTCCTTAGCGTCTACGTACCAGTTTCACAAATCGTGGATGATTTTAGTGTCACTTGGGAAGATAGCCTGATCATGCGCCGCGACCGTAAACGTACCATCACGGTAATGGCTGATCACGACGTGATAGGTGATGAAACCCCAGCTAAGTTATTTGCAAGAGTGAAGGCGGATATCGAAGCCATTGAGCTACCCCAAGGGTACGAGATGCAATGGGGCGGCGAGTATGAGTCGTCAAGCAAAGCGAAGAAAGCTATTTTTGGCTCATTACCAATCGGTTATTTAGCGATGTTTATGATCACTGTATTGCTCTTTAACTCTGTGAAAAAGCCATTAGTGATCTGGTCTACAGTGCCGCTTGCTATTATTGGGGTAACGGCAGGCCTTGTTTTACTACAAGCACCATTTAGCTTTATGGCGCTGCTAGGCTTGCTAAGTTTATCCGGCATGTTGATTAAAAATGGTATTGTACTGATGGATCAAATAAATATCGAAATAGACTCTGGTAAGTCCCCTTACCAAGCGGTATTTGATTCTGGTGTGAGTCGTGTAAGGCCGGTGTCTATGGCTGCTATCACAACCATACTGGGTATGATCCCGCTATTATTTGACGTGTTCTTCCAGTCCATGGCGGTCACCATTATGTTCGGTCTTGGTTTTGCGACCATACTGACGTTGATTGTATTACCTGTGTTACATTGCGTGTACTTTGGTATCGAACAACCAAAAGACTAG
- the rnd gene encoding ribonuclease D, with product MQYQVIESQTALDEFVLSISKAKVLAVDTEFMRRRTLYPEIALLQIFDGNHLALIDPLADMDFSRLWTLFSDTSVLKVLHSPSEDIEVFLKFAGFIPSPIFDTQFALQLLGEGSCIGFANMVKQLRDVDIDKSESRTDWLRRPLTQSQLDYAASDVYHLLPCFETIQARVNEKQLFNIVLQESELLAQKRSFRQPDEVLYLDVKNVWQLKPRDLATLKELAAWRRAKAEKKNLALNFVLKEHNMVEIAKRRPSSLGSLRNVPGVEPMEVNRSGKEILACIEKAKEVSEQDCPQRVRRLIDFKGYKAACKDIKQVIAEVAKTNDIPVDVFASKKQINQVISWSWKKSPEEKQLLMKPDLALGWRAELVADKLDSWWL from the coding sequence GTGCAGTATCAAGTTATTGAAAGCCAAACAGCACTAGATGAATTTGTCTTGTCTATTTCGAAAGCCAAAGTGCTCGCCGTCGACACCGAGTTCATGCGTCGCCGCACCCTATACCCAGAAATTGCTCTGTTACAGATCTTTGATGGTAACCACCTTGCCCTTATCGATCCACTAGCCGATATGGATTTTAGTAGGCTGTGGACGTTGTTTTCAGATACTAGTGTTTTAAAAGTACTTCATTCTCCGTCAGAAGATATCGAAGTATTTCTAAAGTTTGCAGGTTTTATCCCATCACCAATTTTCGATACCCAGTTTGCTTTACAGTTGTTAGGTGAGGGGAGTTGTATTGGTTTTGCTAATATGGTGAAGCAACTTAGAGACGTAGACATTGACAAAAGTGAATCCAGAACAGATTGGTTACGCCGCCCTTTAACTCAAAGCCAATTAGATTACGCCGCCTCCGATGTATATCATTTACTGCCATGTTTTGAGACTATTCAAGCGCGAGTAAATGAAAAGCAGCTATTTAACATAGTGCTTCAAGAGAGTGAGTTGCTTGCCCAAAAGAGGAGCTTCCGTCAACCTGATGAAGTACTTTATCTTGATGTCAAAAACGTGTGGCAACTTAAGCCTAGAGATCTTGCTACTCTAAAAGAACTTGCAGCGTGGCGCAGAGCTAAGGCAGAGAAAAAGAACTTAGCGCTAAATTTCGTGCTTAAAGAACATAACATGGTCGAAATTGCTAAACGTCGTCCAAGCTCACTGGGAAGTTTACGTAATGTTCCAGGTGTTGAGCCAATGGAAGTTAATCGCTCTGGCAAAGAAATTCTCGCCTGTATAGAAAAAGCAAAAGAAGTAAGTGAACAAGATTGTCCACAACGCGTGAGAAGACTTATCGACTTCAAAGGTTACAAAGCAGCGTGCAAGGATATCAAACAGGTTATCGCCGAAGTCGCCAAAACTAACGATATTCCTGTTGATGTGTTTGCTTCGAAAAAACAAATCAATCAGGTGATCAGCTGGTCGTGGAAAAAGTCACCGGAAGAAAAGCAATTGCTGATGAAACCCGATCTTGCGTTAGGCTGGAGGGCTGAGCTTGTTGCAGATAAGTTAGACAGTTGGTGGCTGTAG
- the fadD gene encoding long-chain-fatty-acid--CoA ligase FadD, with product MEKIWLKRYPEGMPETIDPEHYNSLLELFEKSFADYAQYPAYTNMGKTLTYQQVDEKTKAVASYIQNELKLGRGDKVAVMMPNLLQTPVTILGVLRAGCTVVNVNPLYTVRELEHQLNDSESKAIFILANFAHTLEQALPKTSVKHVVLTEIGDMLGGFKKHLVNFVVKHFKKMVPDFSLPNTIPFKQVIAADPAKYSKPDVTLSDLAFLQYTGGTTGVSKGAMLTHGNMVANLEQVSGCLDTVLVKGKEVVITALPLYHIFALTANCLTFMKYGGHNILITNPRDMPAFVKELAKVPFTAITGVNTLFNGLLNTPGFADLDFSTLKMSLGGGMAVQRPVAERWQKVTKSKLMEGYGLTECAPLVTICPHDLEAYNGSIGLPAPSTDIKIVDDNGNETPKGEPGELCVKGPQVMAGYYNRPDATAECLKDGWFATGDIATYDDDGFFYIVDRKKDMILVSGFNVFPNEIEEVVAMHEGVLEVAAVGVPHEVSGEQVKVFIVKKDPSLTEKDIIAHCRDNLTNYKVPKLVEFRDELPKTNVGKILRRALKE from the coding sequence GTGGAAAAAATCTGGCTTAAGCGCTACCCAGAAGGTATGCCTGAAACTATCGACCCAGAGCATTACAACTCATTGCTTGAATTATTTGAAAAAAGTTTTGCAGATTATGCTCAGTATCCAGCCTACACCAATATGGGTAAGACACTGACTTATCAGCAAGTTGATGAAAAGACCAAAGCAGTTGCTAGTTATATACAAAATGAATTGAAACTTGGCCGTGGCGATAAAGTTGCTGTCATGATGCCAAACTTGTTGCAAACCCCAGTTACTATTTTAGGTGTACTACGTGCTGGTTGTACCGTTGTAAACGTCAATCCGCTTTACACCGTGCGCGAATTAGAGCATCAGCTAAATGACTCCGAGTCAAAAGCTATCTTTATTCTTGCAAACTTTGCCCATACACTGGAGCAAGCCTTACCAAAAACCAGTGTGAAGCATGTAGTGCTGACAGAAATTGGTGACATGTTAGGTGGCTTCAAAAAGCATCTGGTGAACTTTGTTGTTAAGCACTTCAAAAAAATGGTGCCTGACTTTAGCCTGCCAAATACCATTCCTTTCAAACAAGTAATTGCAGCAGATCCTGCAAAATACAGTAAACCAGACGTGACGCTAAGTGACCTTGCCTTCTTGCAATACACTGGCGGTACAACTGGCGTATCTAAAGGCGCGATGCTGACTCATGGCAACATGGTAGCAAACCTAGAGCAAGTCTCAGGCTGTTTAGATACAGTATTAGTTAAAGGAAAAGAAGTCGTTATCACGGCACTACCGCTATACCATATCTTTGCATTAACAGCGAATTGTTTGACCTTTATGAAGTACGGTGGTCACAATATCTTGATCACCAACCCGCGTGACATGCCTGCGTTTGTAAAAGAGTTGGCAAAAGTTCCATTTACCGCTATCACCGGTGTAAACACGCTATTTAATGGCCTGTTAAACACACCAGGGTTTGCCGACCTCGACTTTTCAACCCTGAAAATGTCTTTAGGTGGTGGTATGGCTGTACAACGCCCTGTCGCTGAACGCTGGCAGAAGGTGACAAAGTCGAAGCTGATGGAAGGTTATGGCCTTACAGAATGTGCGCCGCTAGTTACTATCTGCCCACACGATCTTGAAGCCTACAACGGGTCTATTGGCTTACCTGCACCAAGCACTGACATTAAGATAGTTGATGACAACGGCAATGAAACACCTAAAGGTGAGCCCGGTGAGCTGTGTGTTAAAGGACCACAGGTGATGGCTGGTTACTACAACCGTCCAGACGCAACCGCCGAATGTTTAAAAGACGGCTGGTTTGCAACGGGTGATATCGCTACTTATGATGATGACGGTTTCTTCTACATCGTTGATCGTAAAAAAGACATGATCTTAGTGTCTGGCTTTAACGTTTTCCCTAATGAAATCGAAGAAGTCGTTGCCATGCACGAAGGCGTGTTGGAAGTTGCAGCGGTTGGCGTGCCTCATGAGGTTAGTGGTGAGCAAGTTAAAGTTTTTATTGTTAAAAAAGACCCATCTTTAACAGAAAAAGATATAATTGCACATTGCCGAGATAATCTAACGAACTATAAAGTACCAAAACTAGTTGAGTTTAGAGATGAACTACCAAAGACTAACGTTGGTAAAATACTGCGTAGAGCGTTAAAAGAATAA
- a CDS encoding alpha/beta fold hydrolase, producing MSLYAIKEQKIGPFSYQHWGEGEQTVIYLHGWQDNSNSFVPFAPFCNTQYTHIALDLPGHGHSDWKSADAFYYFIDYVYDLKYFLDLAQIKTCHIVGHSMGAMIANLFASCYPTRCLSLVLIEGIGIVSTSESDTKTQLINAFNSRDKLKQSEPRVYPDINTLTQLRSKISDVSVEIAALLMARNTLPHSEGVQLALDPRLKHHSGFRYSISQAKSALNGITIPTLLVLAEQGYNMIVRQYSQFKGCFDSLKLEKIPGGHHCHMENPEICYKLIEAHQNCDKTSFTTEGA from the coding sequence ATGTCTCTATATGCGATAAAAGAACAAAAAATCGGGCCATTCTCCTACCAACACTGGGGAGAAGGAGAGCAAACCGTTATCTACCTTCACGGTTGGCAAGACAATAGCAACAGTTTTGTGCCGTTTGCGCCATTTTGCAATACACAATACACGCATATAGCGCTTGACTTACCAGGTCATGGACATTCAGATTGGAAAAGTGCCGACGCCTTTTATTACTTTATCGACTATGTCTATGACTTAAAGTACTTTTTAGATTTAGCACAAATCAAAACGTGCCATATTGTTGGTCATTCTATGGGGGCGATGATAGCTAACTTGTTTGCAAGCTGCTATCCAACACGCTGTTTATCTTTGGTATTAATCGAGGGAATAGGAATTGTGAGTACCTCAGAGAGTGATACCAAAACCCAGCTCATTAATGCGTTTAATTCCCGAGATAAATTAAAACAATCTGAACCACGGGTTTATCCTGATATAAATACACTTACGCAACTGCGCAGTAAAATCAGTGATGTTTCCGTAGAAATAGCAGCGCTGCTTATGGCAAGAAATACCCTGCCGCACAGTGAAGGCGTGCAACTGGCATTAGACCCTAGGCTAAAGCACCACTCTGGATTTAGGTATTCCATCTCGCAGGCAAAATCCGCGCTCAATGGGATTACCATTCCAACCTTACTGGTGTTAGCAGAACAAGGCTATAACATGATTGTCAGACAATATAGTCAATTTAAAGGCTGTTTCGACTCACTCAAGCTTGAGAAAATACCTGGCGGCCACCATTGCCATATGGAAAACCCGGAAATTTGCTATAAGCTAATTGAAGCACACCAAAACTGCGACAAAACATCGTTCACAACTGAAGGAGCGTAA
- a CDS encoding alkaline phosphatase: MNFKTSLLASFVGLVFAAPTLAAPKNIIYMIGDGMGPAYTTGYRYFKDDPSTKVVDPTVFDSILVGMAHTYPDDDTVVTDSAAGATALSTGTKSYNGAIAVDTHKDHLETMLEVAKRKGKTTALVATSQINHATPASFASHNESRRNYDDIANDYIDNKIAGKLPVDLMLGGGTKYFIREDRNLVNEFKDAGYQYVDALSKLDTLNKIPAMGLFAEVGLPFAIDEESQRLTKMTKTALSLLENQNDKGFFLMIEGSQIDWCGHANDIACAMHEMDDFAESIKLAKAFVDNNPDTILVITADHSTGGLTLGANGQYRWERDVVAKVKGSAGEIAKALTKTKDVKATWQDLTGLEYDSATELKVKEALSQGPKALSVVVKEAISDASFTGWTTGGHTAIDVQVFAHGKGKEAFIGSQNNTAIADKLIGFIKK, encoded by the coding sequence ATGAATTTCAAAACTAGCCTTTTGGCCTCATTTGTTGGATTAGTATTTGCGGCTCCGACACTGGCTGCTCCAAAAAACATTATTTACATGATTGGCGACGGTATGGGGCCGGCTTACACAACGGGCTACCGTTATTTTAAAGATGACCCTTCCACGAAAGTGGTTGACCCAACGGTTTTTGACTCTATTTTGGTTGGTATGGCGCATACCTACCCAGACGACGACACGGTTGTAACAGACAGTGCTGCGGGCGCAACCGCCTTAAGTACAGGAACGAAAAGCTATAATGGCGCAATTGCGGTAGATACCCATAAAGACCATTTGGAAACGATGCTCGAAGTGGCGAAAAGAAAAGGTAAAACAACCGCGCTTGTTGCAACATCGCAAATCAACCACGCAACACCTGCAAGTTTCGCGTCTCATAATGAATCACGTCGTAACTATGACGACATTGCCAATGATTACATAGACAATAAAATCGCAGGAAAATTACCTGTAGATCTTATGCTTGGTGGTGGCACTAAATACTTCATTCGTGAAGATAGAAACCTAGTTAATGAATTTAAAGACGCAGGTTATCAATACGTCGATGCTTTATCTAAGCTTGATACGCTAAATAAAATTCCTGCGATGGGTCTGTTCGCAGAAGTAGGTCTGCCATTCGCAATTGATGAAGAGTCGCAGCGCCTAACTAAAATGACTAAAACGGCATTATCATTATTGGAAAACCAGAATGATAAAGGCTTCTTCTTAATGATTGAAGGTAGTCAGATTGACTGGTGTGGACATGCTAATGATATCGCTTGTGCTATGCATGAAATGGACGACTTTGCAGAGTCAATTAAGCTGGCAAAGGCTTTTGTTGATAACAACCCAGACACTATCTTGGTGATCACAGCAGATCACTCTACCGGTGGATTAACGCTTGGTGCGAATGGTCAGTATCGCTGGGAGCGTGATGTGGTAGCTAAAGTGAAAGGTTCAGCGGGCGAGATAGCAAAAGCACTCACAAAGACAAAAGACGTTAAAGCAACATGGCAAGATCTCACAGGTCTTGAGTATGACAGTGCGACTGAGCTAAAAGTAAAAGAAGCTCTTTCACAAGGTCCGAAGGCGCTTAGTGTTGTCGTAAAAGAGGCAATTAGTGATGCATCTTTCACTGGTTGGACAACGGGTGGTCACACCGCTATCGATGTACAAGTGTTTGCCCATGGTAAAGGTAAAGAAGCGTTTATCGGCTCGCAAAACAATACCGCAATTGCTGATAAACTGATTGGATTTATTAAAAAGTAA